A window of Daucus carota subsp. sativus chromosome 2, DH1 v3.0, whole genome shotgun sequence genomic DNA:
TGTATGACGAGATAGACATGGGGTTTGTATTATATCTGACCATGCCACGGGGATCCTTGCTGCGATGAATGACGAACGGAGTGGTTTTACCCCGCCTCTAGGCGTTCACAGATTCAGCCTCCATCATGTTAGGAGCAACTTCTCCAAGGCATACCCTGGAAAGGAGCTGAAGATGTACATGTGGCTAGCCGGCCGTACGCCACATATTAGGAAACATGATGCCtacatgaagaagattgggGAGATTTCTCCTCAAGGCTTGAGGTGGCTGCAGGGGATAAATCCTGCCCTCTGGACAATTTGTCATGACACATGCCACGCTCGTTACGGCCAAGCCACCACAAACATCTCGGAGAGCTTTAATGGTAACTTGCGCGTGGCTCGCTACCTACCTGTGAGCGCAATGATTGAATTCTTGTTTTATAAAACTGTTAGGACGTTCAACAAGGAGTGGAACGCAGTGTTTGAGGGCATGAGCGAAGGTCATGAACTTTGTCTTAGGACGAGAAATCAGTTGGAAAAGATTGCAGTCAAATCGAACGGGCACCGGGTCGAAACGTTTAATTGAGGAACCGGTTTGTTCTCCGTAAAGACACAAAGGTACAGGTTTAAAGGGATTAATAAGGGCGGGAACACACAGGTGGTTGACATAAATAAGCGTACATGCACTTGCGGGAAACGGGCTTGCCACCACCTGCCATGTTCACATTTGATTGCTGCTTGCAACCACAATCATTTAAACTGGAGACAGTGGCCCTTCCACTACAACAACACTTTGTTGAAATTGTGGGAGCCAATGATATATCCATTACCAGCAACTGGGTATTGGAATATTGATTTGTTAGTGGAATGGCGAATGTTAGGAACTGTGGTACCCAATGAGGCTTTGCGAAAGAGAAGGCAGAAACGAGGAGAAAGGGGTCAATCCGTCAGAATACGAACAGAGATGGACAGTTCCCGTACAGGTCACAAATGTGGCCGCTGCAAGCAAGAAGGACACACTAGACGTAGCAGAAAATGTCCATTGTACAATGTTGACCCCTCTGTGTAAtctgtatttttctttttagtgcttgttttttattattgttaatcCGAATTCGTCAATTAATATATTCTCCCACTGACAAAACACAAAAAAGTTTATTCATAAAGGACATTACATAAACTTAAAGGATAGTAAAACATtacataaactaaaaataaaattacatttgatTAAAATGAGAACATGACATAAGTTTGATTTGATCAATGTTCTCAATCCTGAGTGATGTCGACATAATACTCATCATCATCTCCTCCACCACCaccattatcatcatcatcatcatcatcatcatcatcatcatcatctccaccatcatcatcatcatcaccatcttcatcttcatcatcatcagcgGTCACTGGGGTAGGCATTTGTAGTTGACGGCAGTTATAATTTATATTGGGCACATCTCCCCACTCCTCCCAAAATTCAGCTTCCTCACGTGCCTCAAGTTTAGCCCGCAATGCGGCGCATTCTCTATCGATTTCATCTGCACATTGATCCCAGCGATCATCAGAAAATAGGATACCCATCTCACGATGTCGTCGAGAATAGAGTTTGCAAACTTCAGGAAATTTTTTCTTCTCGATTTCAACCTCCTCCTCCGTCCACACCCAATCTTTGCCCCTTCTAATTCTCCTATTAATATACTTGCGCATTTTACAGAAGTGAACATTCCACTTCTTCGCCTCATGTTCATGTTGAGCCTGGCGATGTTTCTCTTGTAGGATCTCCTCTCTCGGGCTCATTTGAGCCCCCCCTGGATGCCGATTCGTGGGCATCCGTCCCATAGGTGGGCGACGCTTTTGTTGCACGACCGGTGGTGGTTTGATTTTAAGAGCTGCTTCAGATTTTTGGTTGTTTCGGTTGTTGCGCATCCCTCCCAACAATAGCTCCGGTTGTCTTCTCTCTTGTTGTTGTTTCAGGTGTTTTTCGTAGCCGGGGGTCATTGGTGCTTTGCCCTTATCCATTTTCAGCTTAATTGATGAATGAATTATGTGTTTGTTTGGTTGAATGTATGTGTATCAACCATAATGAAGgacctatttataggccaatGGATTATTGTTGAGCTGAATTTATTTTAGGATATGATAATAATTCTGGAATTGACAAGTCCTTTAACTGTGCTCATGTGAATCTTTTCTTTAAATGCATGCTATGGTTTGGCAGGGTGCACTCTAATTTATAGAGTTGCAGTATGAAAATGTGGCTTCTGTAAACTGAGTCAGTAATCTTTAAAGTGAGAAACTTTATTTCTAATGCAGTGATGTGTAAATTTATATCTACCGCAAGTGCACGGTGCCTGTTGTAAACAGAGACTAGCAAGTACGGGTCGAATCCACAGGGAGACAAGTTTCAAGAATCTTAATCCGATTATCACAAATTGTTTCACAAGACAGAcgaatatttaagattttttacTAACTAAATAATGCAATATGAAGATGATTTATATCAATTAACTAAAGTCTAGGACGATTCGGGTTCACCATGCTTACACCAAAACTAGctattcatataataattcaacaagtcatgtaattagagcaattgttaatctctctcaagcattAACACTCTCAGGAATCCATTGATACTCTCGCACTCAATTTCAGTCCCGCTAATtttatgtgtgcctctagtaagTACATCTCTCGATCTTGTACTCCTATTTGCATACAATCAATCTATGATATTGGCCAATTACACAGATCAAACATCAAGACATATAGACTAGAATTACACGTTACCCATTAAACcattaatgaaaataaagcaTTATAATGGTGCAAACATGGCTCCCCTTCTgtcctagaatgaaactactcgCACATAGTAATGAAAGTAGAAGCAACAAGAATAGTGAAGAGAGCCATATAAAACATTAACAAATAAACAAGAGATGATCAAAAAATACCTCAAAGCTTCTATTAATGGAGAAAATAATGTCTAGAACAAAGTATGGAGAGATGAGAAGAAAAACCTAACCCTCTGTAACTAATGTCTATTCtaatactccatccgtcccaatgaattgtatacagtttcctttttgggacgtcccatcaattgtatacattccaaaagtagtaaatttttataatataaaacatcattacatcaactactttcttccactatctccattctataataatataaacactattacacccactactttactccactatctcaaatctattattaaatataaatgggtctcaccactacacccatttttcatctaactttactcttTTCTTACActatttcttggtctccgtgtcccagccatttgtatacaaatgactgggacggagggagtagtaatctTCTCCTCATAAAATCTGATCCTATTTCTATAATAAAagtctttctaatattttaaatcaatatacaaaatAGAACTCCAAAACCAACAAGGATTCTCTCTCAAAATTCGCAGCTTTCTTTTCTGCTCTGTTTTCGGGCTTTTCCAGTTGGACTTTGCTTACTGGACCACTTCTAAATAAAAGGAAATTCCaagagcttcgcgtgggctgtaagatcgtcccAATCCGACATATAGAACTCAAGTTATGGGCCAAACAGTGCAGAAATCGGGTAGAACCCAATtaatccgaattttaatagaaattagctccaaaatagttaatatatctccaaatccttctcaacttgaaattctttatttcctacaataaaacattaaaatatattaaataaatatccaaatcagtgcaaaatataattaaatatgagaataaaatcatatagaatatatataaaaatatattctatcatgCAGCCTTTTTCTTTTGCAGTGTTTTGTCAAGCTGCACTTTATGAactactgttgatcatgtgaacctctgcattatgagctactgttgatcatgtgaatatcatCATTATTTCGTTGCAATGTTATGCTAtgcctataaataggttcaCATACAATATGCACAATGCACACACAACCATAGAACTCGCACAAGATATAGGTCATCATAAATCATGAATTACACACCATGTGATCTGTTTGTTGCCATGGGTAGAAAATAGTGGTGTGATGATGACTTTAGGTACtctttaaaccctaatttaCGCTACTCCCCTAAGTCGATTACCACCATGTTGCATGAGTGGGAGTGGCGTGTGCGTACGCTTGAAGTGTGCAGGGAACGTTGTGTATTAGCTGGGATTCCAATTCCTAAACAAAGGGCTCGTACTATGCCTCGAAGAACGCCGCAGCAGATGGAGGTCGCCCTCTTCAGAGCGAGAGAAGAGGAGAATCGCATGAATCTGCGACTGCATCGTCAGAGTCTATACGATGATGCTAGGATGTTTCGGGAAGAAGGGGACTGGTTTAAGGAACAACAATACCTTGCATTGGTCATCAGTCCGGATTATTATTCTGGTGGTGTAATGTCCAATGACGAATAAGTGGTCTGTAGTAGCGTCGTGATTGTTTTCGGCTTTTTAGtttaagtcgtatttttgttgttttactATCCTTTATGAATAAACTTTGTTGTGTTTGGTCAAATGCATTCGGAACAAGATTTTACATGACGTTTTCGgattaacaataataaaacaaGCACCAAaaggtaaaaattaattaaattgtatgaatttaaatatgagcttaaatatttaaatattacaatctataatattatatttcataattaatataaaataattttataatactatatcattatataatataatattataaaatataataatataaataatatataagaatatgccgattattgatttttttttttaaaataaggcaAGGTCGCCCATGCATAGGGCAACCCATATTCCCAAAACATGAAGCAGGTGTCGCCCATGGCAAGGGCGCCCTATGCTCTATCAAAATTTCTGTTTGGGTCGCCCAAACTCAAAACAATcagactggttagttttgaaaacacGAAAAAAAAACTGGTTGTTTTTTAAAAGAGATCGAACAAACTGGTTACAAATGTGAGGGAGCCCATTATGGGGtcgtttgagtgagtttaaaataagtgtttattagTTAAAGTAAAAAACGGAGCAAGAGTTAGAAGTAACTTAAGTTTTATaaggaattaaaatatttgggaAAAAAGTAAAAGTCGTGAAACAAATCATTCTCAAATTAAGatcttcttgactttttataaaaccggtacgaataagtgcttctaatttataaactcagaagccgggcttttaagcccagccaAACAACTCCTATATTTGTCCTGCCTCTTTATTATTTAGCGTGGTGCGTTGATAagtgaaatattaaattttatttgtgagAGTCAACTATATAAACttatatatacatgatataatatctttcatttaagTATATCGATTTACTGTTGTCCTAAAGTTTGTTTAAGataatttaactaataataatttgatttgttttaaaCAGCTGCAACAGCTAAATTTTTAGTTTACAATCCTAGGAACATGAAATCTTTTATCAACAATATAATCattaaatatatcatatgatatatttggattttgtttCAACAAATATCTTCCATTTTGTTTCGGCTGAATTTATCATGATGTTGACTAAAAAAAAAGTGAgagcaaataaaaaataaatttgaaagtaAGTGACTAAAACAAGCAAGTCATGTAGCTTCAAAGCAACCCATTCAAGTTTCTAGAAACCTGAAATCTTGATCCCATAAGTATAACTTTATTAGTTGTTGCTTGGATGGTGAcagaaaaaaatttagttggccATAAACTTTGTGTTCTTACACTATTGAGACTTCCAATACTTAGCCATTTCAAAGCCATTCTTGCAATGCTGATAGTCTTGTATAGTCTGATCAATTTCTTCATGTGTATTCATCACAAAAGGACCATATCGAGCCACTGGCTCATTCAGTGGCTCGCCCCCAATGAGCGCGAACCTCAGGGCCTTAGAGGACTTGTTCCATACGCTCAAACCATCACCAGGACTTAACACCAAGACATGGTGAGCAGGTACAGGTGATGAGTCCAATGACCCGAAAACGCCTTCTCCTTCAATGACATAGACAAATGAGTTCCAAGATTCGGGGATTTTTTGGTTCACTTGGGCTTTGGACTGGAGGGTGAAATCAAGAAACATTGTTGGTGTTCGCGTGTAAACTGGGGACTCGACTCCCATTGATTCTCCTGCTATGATCTTCACTTCAACGCCATCAGTTTCAACCCTTTTAATGTCATCACTTAGCAGTTCTTGATAATTAGGTTCAACCCTGCAATTTGAAAAGCCAAAAACAAGTTAGAGAAAAGAAAAGTCTTGTCGTtatttataattcaataaaatataacacTTTCTTACATTTTGTCCTTGGATGAAAGATTGATCCATAGTTGCAGGCCGGTTTGGAGTCCCTCTCCAACAGGCATCTCCGAATGAACTATCCCTCTTCCCGCTGTCATCCACTGCAATCAACATACAGTTTAGCAATTCACATTTTTATCTTAATTTGCAGCAATTTCTTTCGGTCTGAATTCATCAAGATTCAAAATACTAATTTGTTTAATACCTGGACATCCCCTGCTCCAATTGTGCCCTTATGCCCCGCGAAATCTTGATGTGTAAATGCTCCCTAATTTAAGAAACAAGTTCTGTAAGTCATCACTGTCTTAAAATCACAACATCCATctaaatatttgataattgtATGGTAATGTACCTGCAGCATATATGTTACAGTCTCAAAtcctggaaaaaaaaaacattaacaaAAAAGTTACAACATTAGAATCTAAAGACTACAACGTATTTGGAAAACAAAGAACTGTGTACATTTACAAAGATAAGCAGCTGAGAAATTTATAGATGTACAAACCTCTGTGGGGATGATCTGGAAATCCAGCAGGAGGTGtaactgcaaaaaaaaaaaatattgcaaaggTTTTGTGTCAAAACAGAATATAACTAAAAGTAATAACCATAAACGACTCATATAAATTGGGGCGGAGGTAGTCGTGTTCATATGTTATACCAGTAAATTCATCCAGCATGAGGAAAGGATCCAAGTACTTCAACTCATGTCTGTCAAACAAATGGCACAAAATGGTAAAAAGGCCAAACATACAAGAACTCCAAAATGACcaagaaaattattaattagacAAGGGGGGGCAGAGCAGATATGACAAAAGATATAAGAAAACATatccaattaaaaatattcaaacacAATGAGATAATCTATTgataagtgacttcttgcttaaatcaAAGAAGTAAAATAGAAGTAAAAAGCAAGTTAAAACTTATCAGTTATTAAACAGTTTGGAAAAAAACTAGACCCGCGAAGGAAGTAAAAAGCAAGTTAAAACTTATCAGTTATTAAACAGTTTGGAAAAGAACTAGACCCACGAAGGAAAAGCTAATATTCTCAACTTTTCATAAGTATTTCCGGCtcttttacacaaacgggtaaaAAAAGCAGATGTTACTTTTAAGCAAACAAGCACTTAAttagaaaacaagaaaaatcatGGTTTTAAAAGTCGGAAATCGGTTCAACTCGGTTTCTACCTTCCGATGCTTCTCCTAACAACAGCACCATCACCTTCCCTCTGAGCTCTTGCTAGAAGCTTCTTGACCACAATTCTTGGTTCCTCAAAAACAGAGGCTTGGCCTGATGCAGAAGACATTGTAACTCTGTGTGTTCTTGGAAATATTGCAACTGCTCTGTTAAATATGTTTGAAAGCATGTGGGTATTGTGTTTGTATGATATGTGGCTGACTTTCTGTTGATCTCCCATCTTATTTATAGATGTTGCGGATGCTTGTGATCTAAAATTGACCAATATTTTGTGACGTCACGTTAGTGTAATTATGACGTGGGTATGATGTCGGGCTGCACGCCCCTTTGTTTGCGTTTTATATaggatttttatttttcttaaatttccttttatttaatctttttgttttctttgacTATTTTCACTAAATTTGTTCTGGTTCTCGTCGCATTGTTTAACAATTTCGAACCTCATTTGAAAAAAGAATTGTTAAGATTAATCTTAATTTAAGACAGTTAACAATTGTAAATAATGATTTATTTACGTGTACCTAATCTCGTGTCAAATTCTTTTTCCAATTAATCTAATAAACTAttagttgattttaattgaatGATGTATATTTATACAAAGATCTTAGTGGTTATTAAAAATGGGGAATGTTAAATCCTAAATCTTAAATTCGTTTCATTGTTATTATTGTGAGtaaaatagttaaatattactaattacgatctgaaaaaaaatataaacaaattataaaatagaaaaatctagagatacttaatatttaatttgactaTTGTCGGGTTATAATTACTACTCCCTCAGTTTTGAAACATAGATCTTTTGACTTTTTAATATACACTTTCAAGTCGTTTGACTGTTTGATTATAAttgttgtttttaaaatttattttttttgaattatgatattaatcatatatttttgttaaaataataaaatactgaaataataattttatctaatacacaccaaaaatcaaataacttatattttaaaacagcCAAATATTGTTGGAAGAGTATGTTAAAGGAGTATCCATTAAGGTGACAATTGTGATTGTTATCATGAAATAATAAGGTGCGGCTAAAAGGTGAAATTCTTTTAAAACAAAGAGGTCAATTCGCATATTATATCTGTGGGCCCATGTGAAAGCCGGGAGGAGAGTTTAGTGGGTCCTGGTGGCTCTAGACCAATCATTTGTGACGTCAGGTAAAGGTAATCATGATGAAGGCCCATTTGCTTACTTCTATGTTTCatgtctttctttctttctttattatccaaaattttgatttggattGTATTTTTCGTTGGACTCATATTATGAAAGGCCGTTTAAAGATTGAAAAgatatttattaatgtaaaattaaaatgataattagttaaaataaaattattgggTAATGTTACTCATTTATAACTATGTAGATCACCATGgtgaaataacaataatttagaAAACAGTAAGaatgttaattgttaattatctTACTAATTCGagctataaaaataattaaatatcttggttttattttattaatcaatttaaatttataataatctttttattaaaatgaCGAATTTAAAATCTCGGAACACGATTGAAACCATTAATAAACTATCTCGtgttaattactccctccgtttcaaattaaatgtccactttaaaaaaaacacatagtttaagaaaagtggttgttcacaaatttattgcattaaatgatcaaaatatgtggagtgagattgatctaggaaatataaataagagatatgtggagtagaattgactttggaaatatgattttgcattgaaagttgaagttgacaagtaatttgaaacaaattttttttttgaaagtgaacatataaattgaaatggagggagtagcaaaaaagaaataaacaattttataaaaataatggcAGATTGGCATGTGGTCCCACGTGAGCAATACTTAGTTGAGATCTTTATATTTCAGTGTTTATGCGGATGCGAAAAGCTTGGTCAACTGTTGTGGGTTGTCCATTATTTCTAAACACTCATGCTTCGACTTCACAATTCACAAATGTTTAAaataagggtttgtctagtgtgtgctcatgtgcGCATGCTAAGCAGTTTGGTGAATttttattggtgtggttggtgaatttgcagGAGATCCATCATTATAGAGAAggaggagccaatcaaaatctatCAAACCTATaaaatttggtgcttagtgtgtgtCCGTGGgaacacactagaaaaaccgttaaaaTAAACTGGCCAAGGATAAAAGACGCGCCATGTCATGCTAACCATAGGTTGATGATGGAGCATCATGTCATGCTAACCATATGATGATGATTGCTTAATTCGTGTATTTAGGTGTTCGTTTACATTTACTCATTCAATTCATCCTTTTAACAACTGCAATAAATCTTGGCGTACATACTAATTCACTACTAACTCACTACCTAATTTTTAGGATAAACACGTGACCCACTTTTTCACTTGTTTCACATCCATTCTCACTTTTTCACATTCAGTTATCATTTTTCATCTATTTTAATAACTTCTTATTTTTAGTGTCAGCCAAATTTTCACTTTCAACTTTATCTTAAAAAATTCTCCTATAAATTTTTGACTTTACAGCATATTTATCGAcggtaatataattatattttagtaaaaatatataatttatgtaaaattatattttgcctttcatgattaaatattaaatttatcttgtatcgTGTGtcaaaattatttacaaaatttaatattatttaactagaaaaatatatgtacgcttttattaataaaaaaatctaataaataaattacttaaatagTGAAAGAAGGAAAAATCAGCTATAGGCCTACAGCTCTGCTTTCCTATGCTTTTATGTGTATCATTCTGTATTCTTTTCCCTGTACAACTATGCAGTGAAGAACAATCATcttaattattgtatattttaaatcagatgttatatatcatatttttatatacgatgataaattttttgtgttttagttattttttattttcttattatttaagtaatttatttatcagattttttttattaataaaaacgtacatatactttcaaaaaaaaacgtacatatatttttctagttaaataatgttaaattttaagaataatttttgacacatgatacaagataaatttaatatgtaatcatgaaagaaaaaatattttatataagtatatattatatactgaaatataattatattatggtCGATAAATATCTTGTAAACTTAAAATTTAGGTAATTTTTTTAGATGAAGTTGAAAGTGAAAATTTGTCtccatcaaaaaaaaaagaaaaaagaaaaaaagaaagtgaAAATTTGGCTGAAATGAAAACAAGGAGTTATCAAAATACAGCAAAAAAATGATAACTGTGAAACAAATCAGGTAGTGAGTTAGTAGTGAATTAGTATGTACGCCAAGATTTATTGTTAACAACTGATATCTCATCATTTAATCTcgtctttcttttttcttttgacaaGTCTAGAACATTATCTTTTATATAGTCCGtctattttgttattaatatttcatactTCATATTAGTGTTTTT
This region includes:
- the LOC135150350 gene encoding uncharacterized protein LOC135150350, producing MDKGKAPMTPGYEKHLKQQQERRQPELLLGGMRNNRNNQKSEAALKIKPPPVVQQKRRPPMGRMPTNRHPGGAQMSPREEILQEKHRQAQHEHEAKKWNVHFCKMRKYINRRIRRGKDWVWTEEEVEIEKKKFPEVCKLYSRRHREMGILFSDDRWDQCADEIDRECAALRAKLEAREEAEFWEEWGDVPNINYNCRQLQMPTPVTADDDEDEDGDDDDDGGDDDDDDDDDDDDDNGGGGGDDDEYYVDITQD
- the LOC108206573 gene encoding pirin-like protein — encoded protein: MGDQQKVSHISYKHNTHMLSNIFNRAVAIFPRTHRVTMSSASGQASVFEEPRIVVKKLLARAQREGDGAVVRRSIGRHELKYLDPFLMLDEFTVTPPAGFPDHPHRGFETVTYMLQGAFTHQDFAGHKGTIGAGDVQWMTAGRGIVHSEMPVGEGLQTGLQLWINLSSKDKMVEPNYQELLSDDIKRVETDGVEVKIIAGESMGVESPVYTRTPTMFLDFTLQSKAQVNQKIPESWNSFVYVIEGEGVFGSLDSSPVPAHHVLVLSPGDGLSVWNKSSKALRFALIGGEPLNEPVARYGPFVMNTHEEIDQTIQDYQHCKNGFEMAKYWKSQ